The following coding sequences lie in one Panicum virgatum strain AP13 chromosome 6N, P.virgatum_v5, whole genome shotgun sequence genomic window:
- the LOC120678824 gene encoding UDP-glucosyl transferase 73B2-like yields the protein MVSAAMQSKKLRILVVPFFATSHILPMTDLAFHLAAVRPDDVEVVVAVTPANAPIVQSALARREPSHASVEVATYAFPKVDGLPPGVENMSTVTVANSPLLEAAATDEALIRPAQESLIRESSPDAIVSDLHFFRWNAGIAAELGIPCVLFNVVGIFSTLATWRLALSGIVKDTPPASSVTVPQLPGPEISLPVTELSEFLRNPPEFSKDAGAYFMMLLKSSGFISNTFYDLEHEYCESYAESGYMKRTYCVGPLSLPLPPPARAGTGRSACLDWLDTKPAHSVVYLCFGSLTNFSDVQLNELALGLEASGVPFLWVVRVKTWEPPVGWEDRVGDRGMVVMGWAPQTDILQHPALGAFVTQCGWNSILETIAVGVPVLTWPMVYEQFITERFVTHVLQIGERLWPEGAGRRSTRSAEHEVIPAKEIAQSVAKFMEHGGAAEAARRRVKELSPKAHAAMAEGGTSNRDLHQLIDDFIAAKASAAGTTTS from the coding sequence ATGGTTTCAGCTGCAATGCAGAGCAAGAAGCTGCGCATCCTTGTGGTGCCCTTCTTCGCCACCAGCCACATCCTCCCCATGACAGACCTCGCCTTCCACCTCGCCGCGGTTAGGCCGGACGATGTCGAGGTCGTCGTCGCCGTAACCCCGGCAAACGCCCCCATTGTGCAGTCAGCCCTTGCAAGGCGCGAGCCCAGCCATGCCAGCGTTGAGGTCGCGACCTACGCCTTCCCAAAGGTGGACGGGCTCCCACCAGGGGTCGAGAACATGTCCACCGTCACGGTCGCGAACTCACCGCTCCTCGAGGCAGCAGCCACTGATGAGGCGCTAATTAGGCcagctcaggagagcctcatcAGGGAGAGCTCGCCTGATGCCATCGTCAGCGACCTGCACTTCTTCCGGTGGAACGCTGGTATTGCCGCCGAACTTGGGATCCCCTGTGTTCTATTCAATGTCGTGGGTATTTTCTCGACGCTAGCTACGTGGCGCCTTGCTTTAAGTGGCATTGTTAAGGACACCCCTCCTGCTAGTTCGGTGACCGTTCCTCAGTTACCCGGTCCAGAAATAAGTCTGCCAGTTACTGAGCTGTCAGAGTTTTTGAGGAACCCACCGGAATTTAGCAAGGACGCAGGTGCTTACTTCATGATGTTGCTCAAGAGCTCTGGCTTTATTTCCAACACTTTCTATGATCTCGAGCATGAGTACTGTGAGAGCTACGCGGAAAGCGGCTATATGAAGCGAACCTACTGTGTTGGTCCGCTTTCACTGCCCTTGCCACCACCAGCAAGAGCAGGTACTGGCCGCTCAGCTTGCTTGGATTGGCTGGACACAAAGCCTGCCCACTCCGTTGTGTACTTGTGCTTCGGCAGCCTGACAAACTTTTCTGATGTTCAACTTAATGAGCTAGCCCTCGGACTGGAAGCCTCTGGTGTGCCATTCTTGTGGGTTGTTAGGGTTAAAACATGGGAGCCACCGGTAGGGTGGGAAGACCGTGTTGGGGATAGAGGCATGGTTGTCATGGGTTGGGCCCCACAAACTGATATACTCCAGCACCCAGCACTGGGGGCGTTTGTGACCCAATGCGGGTGGAACTCCATCCTGGAGACAATTGCGGTGGGCGTGCCTGTCTTGACATGGCCAATGGTGTACGAGCAGTTCATCACTGAGAGGTTTGTGACTCATGTGTTGCAAATCGGGGAGCGCCTGTGGCCGGAGGGTGCTGGGCGGCGTAGCACGAGGAGTGCAGAGCATGAAGTGATCCCTGCTAAGGAAATTGCGCAATCTGTTGCCAAGTTCATGGAACATGGAGGTGCTGCGGAAGCCGCGAGGAGAAGGGTAAAGGAACTTTCTCCAAAGGCTCATGCGGCTATGGCAGAAGGCGGAACCTCTAACCGTGATCTGCATCAGCTTATTGATGATTTCATTGCTGCAAAAGCATCTGCTGCTGGGACTACGACGTCATGA